In Nostoc sphaeroides, the genomic window CGCTAGTCAATATCATGACAATTTACAGCAATTTGCGTTTGGATAAAAGTAGATGTGTAACGTGTGTTGTAAAAATAGTGAAGCAGACTATTCTCAATAAGTAAGCATTAATGCAATTAATGTGGGCTTTATTGAGATTAAACTTTTTTATTGACAATATGTGCTTATCCGACTTGCAATATGAGAATTATCAAGTACACGTAGTGGTACTAATATCTCGGCGATTCTCTTGGCTGTGCTTAGTTCTCACTCTCAGTTATTTCACAGTAGGTCTTTTATTGAAATCATCGTTGCTTTACGTATTTATACTAATTTTCATCCCTTCTTTATTGTATATTCAAAAGCCAGAAACTAATATTAAAAGCATAAACACGCGAGATGGAAATTGTAGGTGTAAAAAGAGATAGCTTGTTTGTTCAAGTTAATTATAAGTAAGAATTGCATCCTTATAATGATGAATTAACAGCGCATTCTTAGAAAAATAAGCTATCAGCATCATGAACAAAGAGTAACGGCTATATTCTTTTAAAAAATACAATGTATTAGTTTTAAAAGCTTGTAGATAGAACGGTTTAAATTTTTGTACAAGTTTAATATCTACTAAGAACAGCATTATGTTAGAAATAGAAAAAGAAATAGTAGCACCGCTTCCTGATATTAAAAAAAAGCCCTACTCTTATCAAAGGGTATTACTAGGGACAGCATTTATATTTTTAGGGGCAGCAACGGTAGCAGTAGGTGGTGCAACAATTAAGTATCGTTTGACAAACTTAATAGTAGAAGATGGATTGATCAATGGCCGGATTGTGCGGTTACAAGCTCCTACCAATGGTAACATCAAAGCTTTTTATGCACAGCCTGGTGTGTTGGTGAAACCAGGACAGGTGTTAGCACAGATTGGCACTGAGCGCAGCCCTCAAGAAGAGCAATTTCGCTTACAGTTAGAGCGATCGCAAGCTGAACGTTTAGAGCGATCGCAAGCCGAACAAATTAGTTCGCAGTTAAAACTTTCAGACTTAGCAGGAGAAGTTCAAGCGAATGCTAGCCAACTGGCGGCAGCAAAGGAATCTTTAAATTTTCTCAAAAACCAGTTGCAAAGCTTAAAAAACCAACATAATGCCGTGCAGGGAGTGGATGTGCAGATGGCTTTGCAAGGAGTGAGCCAGCAACAAGCCGCCGTCGACGCAGCAGTTGCTAAAGCAATAGCTAACCGCTCACAATACGAACGATACAAACAGTTGCTAGCACAAGGTGCAGTTTCGCAACAGCAAACAGAGATACTACAGCTTGGCTGGGAATCAGCCGAAGCCGAAGTCAAGCAAACCAAAGCAGCTCTTAATTCGGCTCAAGCTTCCTTAAATGCTACTAAAAATGGCCTTGCTTTCAGTAATCAAAACACCATCGGGGGAACACTTTCAGACCAACGCTCAAAATTGCTTCAGGCAATTCAAGCGCAAGAGACATTGATCAGCAACCTAGAGGCTCAAATTAGTACCGGCAGACAACAACTTAACAAAGCCCAATCTCTGTACAAAATTCGTCAGCCTCTAGCGATCGCTCCTGTTTCATATCCCCGCGATCGCCAAGATATAAAAGTGTCAGCGCCCTTTGCTGGTGTTGTCTATAGCACAGAGCATGAACAGGGCGAACAAGTAACTAATTCCGAACGGATTATGACTTTGCTCGACTGTAACAACCTTTGGATTGAAGCTGTGGTTCGTGCTGACGAAGCTAGCCGCATCGATACCAAAAAGCCGGTGAACGTGCAGATCAGAGGCTACTCCAAAACCATCACCGGTGAAATTGACCTGCTCCAGCCAATTAGTAGCATTCAAGGCATCGACGAGCGAGCAAAGCTCATGCAGGTTCAGGCACTTTTACCCACCATTCCACCAACATTGGTAGGACAACCTTTGACGCGGGTAACAGTCAAAATTCCGCCACCACCTGGACATACCAACTCTCAACAGTTCTGCGGACTAGGACAATCAGCTCGTCTGACATTTAGTAACAAAGGCTTTGGCTCGAATTAAGCTGTTTGAGTTCAGTTTATAGGTCTTAATGAGCGAATTTCGTCAGAAACATTTTCTTGCGAAATTCTAGAGTACTTTTTTGTCAATTTTCCTCAACTTATAGATAAATATGATTCGACAACTTGATCGGTATAGCTTTGGCAAAAGTAGTCTGTATTGCTATTACTGTGACTCTTCTTAGCTGATGAGATCATGTCACAAGTAGAGGTTCATGGCTCTGAGCCAAATAATTGGGCTACCACATTTATTCTTTAGGAGATTAGCAATGCGAGTTATAGTTTGGGGTTTAGGTTACGTTGGTACAGTTGTTGCGGCCTGTCTCGCTGAATCTGGCCACGATGTGATCGGTGTTGAACTGAGTCAAGAAAAGGTAAATGCCTTCAACAGTGGACGTAGCCCTATTAAAGAACCTAACCTTGATGATTTGATCAAGAAGGGTATAGACCAGGGGAATCTGAAGGCTGTAACAAATGGTTTGAAGTATGTGCCTTGGGCTGATGTTTCACTGATCTGTGTCGGTACGCCCAGTTTGGCCGATGGTAGCCCAATGCTGGACTATATTGAAAGTGTTGCTCAACAGATTGGTCGTGGTCTACAAACATCAGAACGCTATCACGTTGTAGTGCTACGCAGTACAGTCTTTCCTGGTGTTGCTCGTGATTTTCTGCTACCAGTGATAGAACAGTATTCGCAACGAACTGCCGGAAAAGATTTTGGCATTGTGGTCAACCCAGAATTTCTGCGCGAAACTGACGCTATCAAAGATTTTTATGCGCCTCCTTACACGGTGATTGGTGAATTAGACAGCCGTTCAGGCGACATGATGGCATTGCTTTATGAGAATATTCCAGCTCCTTTCTATCGTGTAGCCTTGGAGGAAGCAGAACTTCTGAAAGTAGTCAACAATGGTTTTCACGCTCTCAAGGTCGGATTCGGTAATGAGATCGGTCGTGTCTGCGATCGCTTAGGCATAGATAGTCATGTTGTGATGAAACTAGTCTGCGCCGATACCAAGCTCAACATTTCCCCTGTTTACTTGAAGCCCGGCTTTGCCTTTGGGGGTTCATGTCTGCCCAAAGACCTACGCTCTTTAACCTTCAACGCTCGGAAATTGGGAGTAGAGATTCCCATCTTAGACGCAGTAATACCTAGCAACTGCCTGCAAATCGAAGCAGCGCGTGTCAAAGTACATGAGACTGGCGCTCGACGTATAGGCGTACTGGGCTTAAGCTTTAAGGCAGGTACGGATGACCTGCGTGAAAGCCCTGTGATCAGCCTGATTAGAGAACTGTGGCAAGACGGAATGGAAGTGGTAGTACACGATCCAGATGTAAATCCAGATACCATACTGGGCAGTAACTTGGAGTACCTAAGACGCCAGTTGCCTCAAATCTCTCAGATTGTGACTAATGACATATCAGATGTGTTGAATAACTGTCAGACAATAGTTGTTACTCAAAAACGACCAGAGTTCATAGAGGCATTACAGGGACTTAATAGTGACATTGCTGTTATCGACTTAGTGCGATTGACCGAAGGGCTTTCCTTACCAGGCGTAGCCAAATATGAGGGAATTTCCTGGAACAAAAAAGGTGCCCTCAAGAAATCACAGGCGAATTTAAACGATGCTGTTTACAAAAATGGCACTGCTAAGGTAACGCAGTTGAATAGCCTTAACAAATTAGCCAGTTAGTCAATTGTTTAGGACTCATGCTGCTGATGCATAAGTCCTAACTTCTACTCGTTTGCTAGCTGCTCTAGGTTCTAAGAAGTAACATCAATGAATAAATTTGCGGCTCTAAAGCCTTTACAAAAACTAAGCCCCTACCTGAATTGGATGCTGATGTTAAGCATCTCGGTCTTAGGTTTTATCGGATTAAAACTCCTTAGCAACCCAGAACGGTTAGCAATATTGGGCTTGTCCAGCCTGATGGTATTAGGAGTGATGGGGTCTTGGCGGTGGTGTTGGTTTGGCTTACAATTGCTTCGTTCCCGTATCTACCTCAACTGGGTATTTGCTCGTTGGCGACGACGGGCTAATCGGATTCCGGTTACGAATTTACCACCTCTTTGTATAGTTGCGCCCACTTTCAAAGAGAAACCTTGGATTACAGAGCGAGTGTTTTTGGCGATCGCTCAAGAAGCCAAGAGCCTCACCCAACCTGTCACCTTAGTAATCGTCACTACTGAACCAGAAATTGTCGCAATTCGAGAACTTTTGAAATCTGAAGACCCAGACAGCCGTTTTGTGAACTTAATTGCGATCGCAGATCCTGGCGGTGGTAAGCGGAAAGCCCTAGCTGATGGTTTACGAGAACTGGCTCGCCTGAATCTGCCTCCAGAAACTATCGTTGCTCTCATGGATGGCGACTCAGTAATCAGCCCTGGCACCTTACGCAAATGCCTACCCTTTTTTGAGATGTTTCCCAAAATGGGCGCACTTACTACCGATGAAATGCCTATAGTCGTAGGGTCTTACTTGTTCTCCGAGTGGCTACACTTACGGTTTTGCCAACGGCATCTCTACATGTGTTCTCATTCCCTCTCCCAGAAATTGCTATGCCTCACAGGTCGCTTTTCCTTGTATCGGTCTGAAGCAGCTCTTGATCCGACGTTTGCCGATGTCCTCGAAAATGACAAGTTAGACGATTGGCTCTGGGGTAACTTTAAGTTTCTCTCAGGAGACGATAAAAGTACTTGGTACTGGGTGTTGCAACGGGGATATAACCTACTTTACATCCCTGATGTGATGGTCTACACGATCGAAACGATCTCTGGCTCTTTTGTAGACCGTGCCTACCAAAATATCCGGCGCTGGTCTGGTAATATGCTGCGGAATGGTAATCGGGCGATCGCTCTTGGGCCAAACAAGACGGGCTGGTTTATTTGGTACTGTCTGCTCGATCAAAGATTGAGCATTTGGACATCTTTAATTGCCCCTGGTTTATTGCTGATTTATTTTTTCCAGACCAACTGGACTGCTATGGCAATCATCTGGTCTTGGATTCTTTTGAGTCGGCCCATAATGCTAGCCATCGTTTTTTGGGGACGGGAGTCTCACCTGAAGCCAATTCATTTGCCTATCCTTTTGATTGCTCAGTGGAGTTCATCTTTAATCAAAGTTTGGACTCAGATGAATTTAGCTCAACAAAAATGGAGTAACCGAGGCAATCAGAGCCAAGCTGTTGCAGGCTCACGATGGGAGCGGTGGGCTAAAACCACTACATCCCGTTTCCTAGTTGTTTCTCAGATGTTTAGCTTTGTAATTTTTTTACTGTGCCTCTCAAAAGTTGTCAATCCTATTCAGGACTTGCCAGGATTGTGGTGGAATAGCCAAGTGTTAGCTCAACCGCCCATCACTCAAATCATTGAAGCAATTGATCGAGGCATCCTTCCTAACGATGGTCAGGATGACTCAGCACCTCTGCAAGCCTTGATTAATAGCTTACCTAGTAAAGGCATAGTTCAGATTAACTTACCCATTGGTGAAATCGACCTGTTTCGACCTATAGAAATTAACCGAAGCAACACGATTATCAAAGGACAAGGCATGGGGCGAACAATCTTGCAAGCCCACTTCAGCCGGAAGTTAGCAGAGGCAGTTATTTTAATTAGACCTCGTTTTTCTAAGACATTACTTGTCTCGCAAAACAAGGTTAAGAACATCCAGTTAAGGAGTTTCACGCTCTTGCAGATGCTGTCTAAAACAGCGTCGGGCTTGGATGGCATTGTTCTAGAAAACGTATTGCACGCCGAAATCAAAAACCTCGATCTAGAGAAAATTGGTAATCATTCTTTGATCCTTCGCAAATCTGAAGATATCAACTCTGAGTATGTCTCGATCAACTCTAGTCGCTAGTTTCAGCCTTATAGTAGTCTATCAAGCCAATTTTGCTGGGTTTGTAGCGAGTGCTTTAGCCCTCAAATTAAGGAATAAAGTCCTGAATACGAACTTATCCACTTATCAAAATTGGCTTGACAAACTATTAGTAGCCCATCAAACCAATTTTGCTGGGTTTGTAGTGAATGCTTTAGCGCTCAAATTGAGAACTAAAGTCCTGGCTACAAACTTATTCACTCATCAAAGTTGCTTTGAGAAAGTACTAGTGTCTGATTCAGGGGTGCTTTATGAAGAAGGGGAAGGGGGAAAGGGGAAGGGGGAAAGGTAAAAACCTCGCCCGAAGTCAAGCGAAAATTTTCCAAATTTTATGGGGAAGGTAAAAACCTCGCCCCTTGTGGGCGACCTGTTCATCCCTTTCCCCTTTGCCCTTTAACCTTTTCCCTTTTATATGGAAGCCGTATCTACTTTTTTGATTCAATCAGCCAAATAAATTTTTGAGGTACATATTCTATGAAGCTTAACTTTCTGACTTTGACGAAATTCGTTTCGTTAATCTTAGTTGTATCTGGATTAGGAGTAACTAGCTTTGTTATTCCTAATTTACCTGCAAGAGCAGATGATCCCGTTGACGGTGCAGGTAACACCCCGCAAACAGCCAACGATATTGGCACATTAACTAATGCTGTCTCATTCAAAGATTTTGTTGGCAACTTTGACACTGACGACTACTACAAGTTCAATGTCAGCGTTGCGACTCCTGTAAGTGTTTTTCTCAACGGCTTGAGTGCAGGTACTCAATTGGAACTGCTCGACAGTAATGGAAACATCCTGCAAGTTTCAGCAAACAATGGCACAACATGGACTAGTGCAATTAACCCTGGTACTACAGGAGGATCAATCACCGAGAGCCTAAATGTAGGTACTTACTATATCCGCATTTCTCCAACTACGAACACTGGGAACCCACTTTACAAAAGTTTTGACTCTTCCTATACTGTGAACTTGATTCCCTTTAATGCACCTGATACTGTCACCGTCGCCGCAAAAGATAGTGTTAAGCCAGGTTTGACTAACTATACTGCTGATGGCATTGCCGATCAAGATACCATCATGCAAGCAATCGAGTATGTAGGTAAGCGCGGAGGCGGAACTGTATTGCTGCTTGAAGGCACTTACATGATTTCTAATAATGTTTACGTTACTTACGATAACGTTACTCTCACTGGTGTTGGTTGGGGAACTAAACTTAAATTGGCAAACGGGATTAAATTAGGACAGGCTGGGCTGCTGAGGTCGGCATTCAGATACTCTGTTGACAGAAGAAGGAAGCCTATTTTCTATGGACAACACTTTCGTCATATGTCGCTGGATGGAAATAAAGGGAATGGCACAAATTACACTAACGGCTACGCCAATTTCGGGACTTACGGCGATAGTAGCTTCGATAATATGCGAGTGCATGACTTTCCCCATTATGGGTTTGACCCTCATGAACAATCTGATACGGGAACACCAACATTAAGACTAACGATTAAAGACTCTCTGGCTGACCATAATGCAGTAGATGGGATGACGACTGATACTTGTGTTGATTCAATCTTTGTAAACAACGTTGTCGATGCCAATACTAGACATGGCATCAATATAGTCACAGGCGCAAAAAACAACATCTACTTGAATAATGTAGTAACCAATAACGGCGCTAATGGGATCACGGTTCAACCAGGTTCAACTTTAAGCAGAGTCTCAAATGAAAATAAGCTGCTGGGGAATATTGTCAAGTTCAATAAAGCAGATGGCATCTATGTTTATCTGGCTAAATTGACTGAAATAAAAGACAATGTTGTTGCTCTTAATGCTAAGTATGGTATTCGCAATCGGTCTTCGTCATACAGCACTATCACTGGCAATATAGTTGATGATAATGGTCAAGGAAGTTTTAACACCTACCCAGCAATTTACTTGCATGGTGATGCTGTAGTTTTCTCAACGAA contains:
- a CDS encoding HlyD family secretion protein — translated: MLEIEKEIVAPLPDIKKKPYSYQRVLLGTAFIFLGAATVAVGGATIKYRLTNLIVEDGLINGRIVRLQAPTNGNIKAFYAQPGVLVKPGQVLAQIGTERSPQEEQFRLQLERSQAERLERSQAEQISSQLKLSDLAGEVQANASQLAAAKESLNFLKNQLQSLKNQHNAVQGVDVQMALQGVSQQQAAVDAAVAKAIANRSQYERYKQLLAQGAVSQQQTEILQLGWESAEAEVKQTKAALNSAQASLNATKNGLAFSNQNTIGGTLSDQRSKLLQAIQAQETLISNLEAQISTGRQQLNKAQSLYKIRQPLAIAPVSYPRDRQDIKVSAPFAGVVYSTEHEQGEQVTNSERIMTLLDCNNLWIEAVVRADEASRIDTKKPVNVQIRGYSKTITGEIDLLQPISSIQGIDERAKLMQVQALLPTIPPTLVGQPLTRVTVKIPPPPGHTNSQQFCGLGQSARLTFSNKGFGSN
- a CDS encoding nucleotide sugar dehydrogenase; this translates as MRVIVWGLGYVGTVVAACLAESGHDVIGVELSQEKVNAFNSGRSPIKEPNLDDLIKKGIDQGNLKAVTNGLKYVPWADVSLICVGTPSLADGSPMLDYIESVAQQIGRGLQTSERYHVVVLRSTVFPGVARDFLLPVIEQYSQRTAGKDFGIVVNPEFLRETDAIKDFYAPPYTVIGELDSRSGDMMALLYENIPAPFYRVALEEAELLKVVNNGFHALKVGFGNEIGRVCDRLGIDSHVVMKLVCADTKLNISPVYLKPGFAFGGSCLPKDLRSLTFNARKLGVEIPILDAVIPSNCLQIEAARVKVHETGARRIGVLGLSFKAGTDDLRESPVISLIRELWQDGMEVVVHDPDVNPDTILGSNLEYLRRQLPQISQIVTNDISDVLNNCQTIVVTQKRPEFIEALQGLNSDIAVIDLVRLTEGLSLPGVAKYEGISWNKKGALKKSQANLNDAVYKNGTAKVTQLNSLNKLAS
- a CDS encoding glycosyltransferase, with amino-acid sequence MNKFAALKPLQKLSPYLNWMLMLSISVLGFIGLKLLSNPERLAILGLSSLMVLGVMGSWRWCWFGLQLLRSRIYLNWVFARWRRRANRIPVTNLPPLCIVAPTFKEKPWITERVFLAIAQEAKSLTQPVTLVIVTTEPEIVAIRELLKSEDPDSRFVNLIAIADPGGGKRKALADGLRELARLNLPPETIVALMDGDSVISPGTLRKCLPFFEMFPKMGALTTDEMPIVVGSYLFSEWLHLRFCQRHLYMCSHSLSQKLLCLTGRFSLYRSEAALDPTFADVLENDKLDDWLWGNFKFLSGDDKSTWYWVLQRGYNLLYIPDVMVYTIETISGSFVDRAYQNIRRWSGNMLRNGNRAIALGPNKTGWFIWYCLLDQRLSIWTSLIAPGLLLIYFFQTNWTAMAIIWSWILLSRPIMLAIVFWGRESHLKPIHLPILLIAQWSSSLIKVWTQMNLAQQKWSNRGNQSQAVAGSRWERWAKTTTSRFLVVSQMFSFVIFLLCLSKVVNPIQDLPGLWWNSQVLAQPPITQIIEAIDRGILPNDGQDDSAPLQALINSLPSKGIVQINLPIGEIDLFRPIEINRSNTIIKGQGMGRTILQAHFSRKLAEAVILIRPRFSKTLLVSQNKVKNIQLRSFTLLQMLSKTASGLDGIVLENVLHAEIKNLDLEKIGNHSLILRKSEDINSEYVSINSSR
- a CDS encoding NosD domain-containing protein, translating into MKLNFLTLTKFVSLILVVSGLGVTSFVIPNLPARADDPVDGAGNTPQTANDIGTLTNAVSFKDFVGNFDTDDYYKFNVSVATPVSVFLNGLSAGTQLELLDSNGNILQVSANNGTTWTSAINPGTTGGSITESLNVGTYYIRISPTTNTGNPLYKSFDSSYTVNLIPFNAPDTVTVAAKDSVKPGLTNYTADGIADQDTIMQAIEYVGKRGGGTVLLLEGTYMISNNVYVTYDNVTLTGVGWGTKLKLANGIKLGQAGLLRSAFRYSVDRRRKPIFYGQHFRHMSLDGNKGNGTNYTNGYANFGTYGDSSFDNMRVHDFPHYGFDPHEQSDTGTPTLRLTIKDSLADHNAVDGMTTDTCVDSIFVNNVVDANTRHGINIVTGAKNNIYLNNVVTNNGANGITVQPGSTLSRVSNENKLLGNIVKFNKADGIYVYLAKLTEIKDNVVALNAKYGIRNRSSSYSTITGNIVDDNGQGSFNTYPAIYLHGDAVVFSTNNLLQNNLVRASALNRYKWGIAEGDVKDDYNKIDSNTIQSVNIPFRLKGLNSTNTNNQIIP